The following proteins are encoded in a genomic region of Pyricularia oryzae 70-15 chromosome 6, whole genome shotgun sequence:
- a CDS encoding NADPH-dependent methylglyoxal reductase GRE2: protein MSSKPKVLLTGGSGFIAAHTLDQLLEKGYKVITTVRSEEKAKIIRDAHPNVDKDALDIAIVPDIAKPDAFDEVVKMPGIELVLHTASPFHFNIGDPKELIDPAVIGTTGILKAIARSAPGVKRVVITSSFAAVVDPNRATDPNTVFDESSWNPITLEKALSNPNDKPNAYRASKKLAEEAAWAFVRDPASDVKFDLATINPPMVLGPVVPYFTNLESVNTSNERIVSLLRGKWKEDNAIPDTGLAFIWIDVRDVAEAHIRAMEVPEAGGKRLFTTAGTFSNREIYEVTKKHFGDKYADKLPPSDVKGGDIMPEDKRYRFDNSETNKILGIKWRTLDESIVDAIKCFQAVGV, encoded by the exons ATGAGCTCAAAACCCAAGGTTCTCCTCACAG GCGGGTCTGGCTTCATAGCAG CCCACACGCTTGACCAGCTCCTCGAGAAGGGCTACAAGGTCATCACAACCGTGCGGAGTGAAGAGAAGGCCAAGATCATCCGCGATGCGCACCCCAACGTTGACAAGGATGCGCTGGATATTGCCATCGTTCCAGACATTGCCAAGCCGGATGCGTTCGACGAAGTGGTAAAGATGCCGGGCATCGAGCTTGTTCTCCACACTGCGTCCCCCTTCCACTTCAACATCG GCGACCCAAAGGAGCTCATCGATCCCGCCGTGATCGGGACCACTGGCATTCTCAAGGCGATAGCTCGCTCCGCCCCTGGCGTCAAGCGGGTGGTGATCACGTCGTCGTTTGCCGCCGTTGTCGACCCGAACCGCGCGACGGACCCTAACACTGTGTTCGACGAATCCTCGTGGAACCCCATCACTCTGGAGAAGGCGCTTTCGAACCCGAACGACAAACCCAATGCATACAGAGCATCCAAGAAGTTGGCAGAGGAAGCAGCTTGGGCCTTTGTCCGCGACCCGGCCTCGGATGTCAAGTTCGACCTTGCTACAATCAACCCGCCCATGGTTTTGGGACCCGTGGTTCCCTATTTCACCAATCTCGAATCCGTGAACACGTCGAATGAGCGCATCGTGAGTCTGCTGCGCGGAAAGTGGAAGGAGGACAACGCCATTCCGGACACGGGCCTGGCGTTTATCTGGATCGACGTGCGCGATGTTGCAGAAGCTCACATCCGCGCCATGGAGGTCCCCGAAGCAGGCGGAAAGCGTCTTTTCACGACAGCGGGCACCTTCAGCAACCGCGAAATATATGAGGTGACCAAGAAGCACTTTGGAGACAAGTACGCCGACAAACTCCCGCCTAGCGATGTCAAGGGTGGTGACATCATGCCGGAAGACAAGCGCTACCGCTTCGACAACTCCGAGACGAACAAGATCTTGGGCATCAAGTGGCGGACTTTGGACGAGAGTATCGTTGATGCCATCAAATGTTTCCAGGCTGTTGGAGTTTAG